The genomic region ATTAACTTTTGCAATTGGTGCCTTATTTAAAAACTGTTCATTATTTAATATTGTTTTACTTCGTTCTAACTCATAATGAATATCTTGTAACTGTTTTTGAATAAATAATTCTTGTTCTTTTTTATTAATTGTCATATCTAAAAAAACATCAATTGTTCCATCAATTAAAGGAAGCGCGATTGTTTGTCCTAAATGAGATATTTTCTTATTAATAGTTGTCATTTGACTATTAGTTAACTTTTCCAAAAAACCATTAATTTCCTGAGCATACTTCTGATAATCTTGATTATCAGAATTTAAATTAAAATTCAAAGCAATGTGATGTTTAATATTTCTTGTTGCCCGTAATTCTCTAATAACTGTTGTAATATTAATAACATTAACTAAATAATTTACGGGAGCAATATTTTCTAAAACTATCGGATATTTTTCTTCCATAATTGATTTTTCATTATTAAACATCTTTTGATAAATTTCTTCAGTTACAAAAGGAATTAAAGGATGCAATAAAATAATAATTTGCTTTAAAAGATAAAATAAGACTTGAATTGATGCCACTTTAGTTTTAGGATTTTGTAAATTACTTTTTGATAACTCAATATATCAAGAGCAAAAATCATCTCAAACAAAATTAAAAAGATATTTACCGCTAACAACAAATTCATATTTTTCCATATTTGCTTGCACTTTTTCAAGAACAAAATTAAAATTATTTAAAATTCAATAATCAACAGCTTCTAATTGTAAATCCAAAATATTATTCACTGGCTTAAAATCATCGGCTAAATTTAAAAGCACATATCGGCTCGCATTTCAAAGTTTATTAATAAAATTTCACGAAGAACGAACTTTAGTAATACTAAATCGTAAATCTTGCCCCGGAGTACTATTAGTTAATAAAAAAAATCGTAAACTATCAGCACCATACTCAGTAATAATATCCATTGGATCAATCCCATTACCCAAAGATTTTGACATTTTTCTTCCTTGTTCATCACGAATTAAACCATGAATTAATACCGCTTTGAAAGGTTTTTTATTAACTAAATATAATGATTCAAAAATCATCCGACTAATTCAAAAGAAAATAATATCATAACCAGTAACTAACAAGGAATTTGGCAAATATTTTTCAAAAAATAATTTATCATTATTTTGTTGCGCAAATATTAAAGGTCACAAAGCACTAGAAAATCAAGTATCTAAAATATCACTATCTTGTACTCATTCTTCTTTATTAGGTGGCGTTATGGCCACAATAATTTCCTTAGTATCTTGATGATATCATACTGGCAATTGATGACCCCATCACAATTGTCGGGAGATACATCAATCCTGAATATTTTCCAACCATTGATCTAAAATATTTGCAAATCTTGATGGATAAAACAAAATCGCATCAGCACTATTTTGTAATTTTAAAGCTCTGTTTACTAATGGCTGCATTTTAACAAACCATTGTTCTGATAAATATGGTTCAATAATAGCATCACTGCGTTCTGAATATCCTACTTGATGAACAAAATCAGCAATTTTAACAACTAAATTTTGTTTTTCTAAATCACCTATTAACTGTTGTCGACAAACAAAACGGTCTAATCCCTCATATTGTAAAGCTGTGGCATTCATTATGCCACCAGAATCCATACAAATAATTAAATCCAAATTATGTCTTTTAGCAATTTGATAATCATTAAAATCATGAGCAGGCGTACATTTCATTATTCCTGTTCCAAGTTCCATTACAATGTATTCATCAGCAATTATCGGAATTCTTTGTTTATTAACCGGATTAATAACTTCTTTATGAAGATACTTTTGATAACGAACATCATTAGGATGAAAAACTAAGGCTTGATCAGCAAACATCGTTTCTGGTCTTGTTGTGGCAATTGTAATCATTTCATCACTATCTACTAAGGGATAATTAAGATAATACATTTTACCTTGAACTTCTTTATAAGTTACTTCCATATTTGATAACGCTGTTTTTAATTGTGGGTCTCAATTAATAATTTTTTTGCCACGATAAATTAAACCATCATTATATAATTTAACAAATGTTTCATTAACTAATTGATTAACATCACTATCTAAAGTAAACTTCTCATAACGATAATCTAATGCTAATCCTAATTTTGCTCATTGCTCACGAATTATCTGAGCATATTCATCCTTTCACGAATTAACTTTAGTAATAAACTGATTACGAGAAAAACTAGTAATCCGTTTTTTCTCTTCATCTCATATTCTTTCAGCAACTTTTACTTGGGTAGCAATTCCCGCATGATCCATTCCTGGAAATCAAGTAACACCATAACCAGTTAAAATTTTATAACGCGCCATAACATCTTGTAAAGTATTATTCCAAGCATGACCCAAATGTAATTTACCAGTAATATTAGGTGGAGGCAAAATCATACTAAAAACAGGTTTATTATTAATATTATCAGCACTAAATAATCGTTTTTCTAGTCAATAATCATACTTACCATTTTCTACTTCAAAATGCTCATATTTTTTACTTAATGATTTCATTAATTCTCTCCTACTTATTTTCAATAATTATATCAAACATTAAGAAATATAAAAAATGATACTTAATTAATCTAATATTTAATCTTTTTTCAACGATAATATAATGAATTTAAAACAACAGTAAGATCAGAAAATGCCATCGCCGCGGCTGCAAAAATTGCAAATTCAAAATTAGGAATTGATATTCAAAATCAACCAGATAACATTGCTACTGGTAAGGCAATAAGGTTATAACCAAATGCTCACATAAAATTAGTTTAAATAACCCTTCTTGTTTGCTTCGTTAACACAATCGCTTTATAAATATTTAAAACATCAGGTTTAATGATAATAATATCACTAAGATTAACTGCGATTTCCGCTCCTGTTCCCATCGCAATTGATAAATCAGCTTGTTGTAAAGCAACACTATCATTAACACCATCACCAACAAATGCCACTTTTTTACCTTGTTTTTGCAATTTCTTAATAATATTAGCTTTATCTAATGGTTGAATATTAGCAAAGTAATGCTCAATACCAATAGCAGTAGCAACTCCTCTAGTAATAACTTCATTATCACCACTAATCATATAAACTTCAATACCTTCTTGCTTCAACTTAGCAACCGTTTTAATCGCATTTAACTTAATCTGATCCTCTAACACAAATAAAGTTACAATAACTTTATCAATTGCTAACCCCAATACCAATTGATTAATTTCTTTGCTTTTTTCAACAATTCTTTGTAAAGGAACTGCTAAAACAAATTTTTTTTCTAATAATTTAGTAACCGAAGAAATCGTAACTCGCTGTTTATTACATAACCCTTGAATGCCAAAACCAATAGTTTCTTTCACATCCGTCAAGGATACTTTACTAATATTATATGCTTCTTGGTATGCTTTAAAAGCAGTAGCAATTGGATGCGCTGACATATTTTCTAAACTCACAGCAAAAGTAATATGCTTTTCTTCGCCATAAATAGCCTTAATACTTAATTTGCCATCAGTAACAGTTCCGGTTTTATCAAAAGCAACAATATCAATTTGATTAATTTTTTCAAAAGCATGAACTTTATTAAAAATAATTCCTTCTTGGGTTGACTTTGCAATTCCCACAGTTATTGCTAAAGGTGTTGCTAATCCCAAAGCACAAGGACAAGCAATAATTAATGTTGAAATTGCAGTTTTAATAGCAATACCATAAGGATCAGACATAATAAATGATAAATCAAATAACGGTAAAATAAAAGCATAAACTAAAAAAACTAATAATGCTAACCCTAAAACAAAAGGAACAAAAATCGCCGCAATCTTATCAGCAATCTTTTGTAAATTGGTTTTTTGTTGTTGCAATTGTTCTACTTTATTAATAATACTTGCTAATATCGTTTCATTACCAATTTTTGTTGCTCGCATTATAAAAGCTTCACCTGCATTAGCAGAACCACCAATTAATAATTCACCAGTCAATTTTTTTACAATTTGACTTTCATCTGTAATTAATGAATCATTAATATATGCTAACTCGCCTATTAAAACACCATCAGTAGGAATTTTATCACCCTTTTTAACTAATAACTGATCATCAATTTTAATATCAATAGCAGCAATTGTTGCATATTTATTATTTTCTTTAAAAATAGTCGCCTCTTTTACTTGCAACGACATTAAATCTTGTAAGCCATCAATCGCACGATTACGAACTATTTGCGATATTGCATCGCCGACTAAAACAAAAGCTATAATTGAAGCCCCAATCTCAAAATACATATGTTGAAATTTATTATCAATCATCATATAATTCATTAATTGTTGATGACTAATTCCTTGAAATAAACCAATAATATGTTGCTTACCATATGGTGAATATTGCAACATCAAAACAATTAAATAAATACTATAGATAAATGCCACCAAAGACGACAAAATGATTAATGAATACATGCCGACTCGTCGTTGTTGAAACAATTCTTGATATCAGGCTTTATAAAAATTAAATCCTAAAATAAACTGGACAATACTCGCAAGCATTAATTGAATAATTGGATTACCAAAATATACTGCCAATGGATTTACTTTACCCATTGATATTCACATCGGAATAACTAATAAAATAGCAAAAACTGAGCGTAAAATTTCTTTGATTTTAAATCAATGATGTTGTTTATCAGTATGTGTTAAATGCATCTGATGACAAAGATTACTATTTGACTTGATCTTTCTTAATTTCATTATAACTCTACCTCTAAACTTAGTTTTTAAATATATTCAGTAATTTTTTCAAGAACAGCATCATAACCCATTTTACTAATACTTGATGTTTTAATAATGTCAATATCATTAATAATCAGCAATGTTTCTTTAATTATTTTTTCTTGCTTGTTAATATCATTTTTCTTTAGTTTATCTAACTTCGTAGTAACAATGAGAATATTAATATTTCGTTCTCGTAAAAAATTAAACATTAATAAATCATCCGCATTAGGAGTTCGTCTTAAATCTAATAATAAGATTGCTAACTTTAAATTTTTTCGCTCTAATAAATAAGTATCCATCATTTTAACAAATTGTTTTTTAATACTCTTACTTATTTTTGCAAAACCATAACCGGGGCAATCAACAAAACGAAATTCATTATTATTAATAGCAAAAAAATTAAGCATTTGTGTTTTACCAGGCGAACTAGACACCTTTGCTAATTGTTTATTGTTACATAAAGAATTAATAAATGTTGATTTTCCAACATTACTTCGTCCTAATAACAATACTTCACTAATCTCATCATCAATTCATTGTTCCTTATTAATAGCACCTTTAAGAAACACACTCTTAGTAATTTTCATTGTTTTCACCACTTTTATTTTCTAAAACTAAAAATGAAATAATTTTTAATTTTATTAAAATTTTACCTTGTGCTTAAAATTTTATCGTATAGAATAAAAATATGCAACTATTTAGTTTGTAAGGGTCGCGTTTAGTTTTCTTAGGTATTTTTAAAAAAAGAAAAAATAATCATTTACTATAAATTATTTCAATATGCAAATTAAGTATATATTTCTTATGTATGATTTTTTTTGTAAAAAATTATTTTAATGTTGTTTTTATAAGCATTTTAGTGAGTTTTTATAACCTTTTATTAAGATTATGTTTGTTAATATTAAATATTTTGTTTTATTACTTATTTTTTAGATAAAATGATAATTAAATTGTGATTACTTTTTTTTCAAAATTATTTAAACCTTTTCCTACCTAACAAAACTTTACGCGTCCGTTTGAGTAGTATTTGATTTTCATTAGTTTTAAATATATATGGATGTAATAAAATTAAGGAAAATCAAATTTACAATTTTAAAGAACAAGAACAATATCAAGCTAATATGCAAAGAGCCTTAAATAAATATACCACAGCACAAGAAATTATTGGGAGTATTGAACTTAATCTCGGAAGTTTAAGCAAAACTGCTACTGATTTAAAACCACTTATTAATAAACAATTCAATAATATTATTAAACAACAAGTTGGTTCTTTAAAAATTAAGTCTTTAAAACTTAGTAATTATCACAAGGCATTAGTACAAGACAATGACTTCACTGGTAACATTAAATATGAACATCAAGAAATGTGAAAACCAGAATTTTTTCATCCAGAAATGTTATTTGTATTTTACAGTGACATTACCTTACAATCAACAATATTTCCTAACTTAACTTTTAAAAGACAGCCTTCTGGTATTAATAGTATTTGTCAGATAATTACTACACATTATAGTTGCGACTATAACTGATACTTTCATATTAAATATCAGTAATCCAAACTGAAAGCAGGAATTAAAATGAAACAAGCAATGTTTTTAATACCAATATTAGCAATAACCCCCAATCTATGAAACAATTTAAATAATAACAACTATTCACAAATTCAAGAACCTATCCTTACAAAAGATGATGTTAAAGTATATTATCAAAATAAAGAATTATCTCCTAATAGCGAATATTGAGATACTAAAGGATGATTAAACAATGAAGAAAGTAATCAATTAACTTTTAAATTTAAGAAACACTTAAATATTAATTTGGAGCAAGCAGCCAAATATATTAAACCAATTGATAGCGCCCAAGCATCATTTAATGAATGATCGCCCATAACAAAAACTACGGAAACAATCCGATTAGATTACCTGAATTGTAAATATAAATGGGACAGTTTTTTAAAATAATTGTATTAAATCTATTGGTCTTTTATTAAGATAATGATTTTCTGGGTGTAGAATTAATTTGAAATGCTATAGAATTTAAGTCTTTTTGTTTATATGAAGATAAATCAGTAGGTTTTGGTAAATATCTTCTTAAAATACCATTATTGTTCTCATTTAAACCTCTTTGACAAGGTTTGCCGGCATCTGCAAAATAAATTTTAACATTACAATTTTTTTCAATTAATTTTCATTTACTAAATTTTTTACCACGATCAAAAGTAATAGTTTTAATTGTTCCTGGTATTAATTTTGAAATAAATTTTATTATACTTTGTGTAATACTTTCTGCTTTATGATTTTTAGTTTTCAAAGGAATTGTGGTTTTTGATCATATATCAGCTAAAGTAATAATAGAACTTTTATGATCTTTACCAACGATAGTATCTCCCTCTAAATGGCCAAATTCTTGTATATTTTTAATATTTGGAATGATTAAATTTCTTTCATGAATAGATTTACAATTATTAATTCTGCCCCTAGTTTCTTTTTGTTTATGAGGTTTATTTTTGCCTTTTCTCAATAAATTTTTTTCATCAAAACCCATTCGATTTGTTTTAAACATGTTATATAAAGTTTTTGTTGAAATATTTTTTATTTTATTTTTCTTTAAAAAATCAGCAATTATATCAAGAGCATAATTTTTAGTAATTAACAAATGATTGATAGTATTAATTTCTGTTAAAGTTAAAATTATTAATTTTCTACCTGCATTTTGTTTATTTTTTTGAACTTGATTCAATATTTCTAATGGTAATAAGTTTTGATTTAATAATTTACAAACTCTGTGTACAGTTGATTTACTATAATCAATTGCTTTTGCTATTTTACGAATAGAAAATCCATAACTTTTATATTCTTTTATTGCTATTATTGATTCAATAGTCAGATACTTATACATTGTGCTAATTCCTTTCTTTTCTTAATTATAGAATTAACACAATTTGTTTTTTATATGCCAAATTGTAAAGTTAAGTGCAACTAAATTATTTTTCTAACCAAATATTCGATTGGCGAAAGATAATTTAGTATTTTTCTTGGTCTTTGGTTTAAAGACAATATAAATTTATGAACTGCATTTTTAGTAGTGTTTGAAAAATTAAATTTTTTAGGAAATTTTTCTCTAATTAAACCATTAGTATTTTCATTAGTACCTCTTTGTCAAGGTGAATATGCATCAGCAAAATAAATTTTCACATTTAAATTTTTTTCAAGTTGTTGTCAATTAGCAAATTCTTTACCCCTATCAAATGTTATAGTCTTAACAAGATTATTTGGAAGAATTGATAAATAATGACTAATATTTTTGTTAATAACTTTAGTAGTTCTATTTTCAACTAATATTGCTAAAGTAAATCTTGATGTTCTTTCAACTAAAGTTATTAAACATGATTTACTTTTACCTCGTGATGATACTACAGTATCACCTTCTCAATGGCCAAGAGTTATGCGATTATTAACATTTCGTTCTTTAATGGATTTACCATTAAATTTACCCCGATTTTCTTGAGATTTTCGTTTCGTACCTTTTCTTCTTAAATTTTTACTAGTAACCTTTTCAAGTAATCCAGAATAAATTCAATTATAAATTGTTTTAAAACTAATAATTCATTCTTGATGAAAATTTTTAATTCTGCCATAAATTTGTTCAGGCGATCAACCTAATAATAATTTTTGTTGTACATATTTTACTAATTCTCTATTTTTAAATTTATGAAACCTGAAATGTAAAATTAAAAAGGACACTTATATAAAAAACAAATTGTGTTAATTCTATAATTAAGAAAAGAAAGGAATTAGCACAATGTATAAGTATCTGACTATTGAATCAATAATAGCAATAAAAGAATATAAAAGTTATGGATTTTCTATTCGTAAAATAGCAAAAGCAATTGATTATAGTAAATCAACTGTACACAGAGTTTGTAAATTATTAAATCAAAACTTATTACCATTAGAAATATTGAATCAAGTTCAAAAAAATAAACAAAATGCAGGTAGAAAATTAATAATTTTAACTTTAACAGAAATTAATACTATCAATCATTTGTTAATTACTAAAAATTATGCTCTTGATATAATTGCTGATTTTTTAAAGAAAAATAAAATAAAAAATATTTCAACAAAAACTTTATATAACATGTTTAAAACAAATCGAATGGGTTTTGATGAAAAAAATTTATTGAGAAAAGGCAAAAATAAACCTCATAAACAAAAAGAAACTAGGGGCAGAATTAATAATTGTAAATCTATTCATGAAAGAAATTTAATCATTCCAAATATTAAAAATATACAAGAATTTGGCCATTTAGAGGGAGATACTATCGTTGGTAAAGATCATAAAAGTTCTATTATTACTTTAGCTGATATATGATCAAAAACCACAATTCCTTTGAAAACTAAAAATCATAAAGCAGAAAGTATTACACAAAGTATAATAAAATTTATTTCAAAATTAATACCAGGAACAATTAAAACTATTACTTTTGATCGTGGTAAAGAATTTAGTAAATGAAAATTAATTGAAAAAAATTGTAATGTTAAAATTTATTTTGCAGATGCCGGCAAACCTTGTCAAAGAGGTTTAAATGAGAACAATAATGGTATTTTAAGAAGATATTTACCAAAATCTACTGATTTATCTTCATATAAACAAAAAGACTTAAATTCTATAGCATTTCAAATTAATTCTACACCCAGAAAATCATTATCTTATAAAAGACCAATAGATTTAATACAATTATTTTAAAAAACTGTCCCATTTATATTTACAATTCAGGAAAATAAACATGTAATTGTTTTCTATTTTCTGCTTTATTTTGTGCAATTAATGAAAAATAATGATTATTATCTTTATTTGTATTAACTTCTCGATTAATAGTACTAATACTTCGATTAAGATTTTTAGCTATTTCACTAATTTTTACTTTAAATTTCAATTGATTCTCAATATAAATTCTTTCATCTATGCCAAGATGTTTGTATCCCATATAAAAACTCCTTAAATTTACTTTTTCTAAAATAAACTTAGCATCATGAAATTTTTATATGAAATCTTTTGCAATTTTATTTACTTGCACTTACAAGTATAATTCAGCATATAAGTGTCCTTTTTAATTTTACATTTCAGGTTATCAAAAAGGTAATGCTTTTTGCTCTAATCATTACTTAACTTTTAATAGCACCGTAGATAAATATCCCATATTAAATAAAGAAAAAAGTGATTTTCTATATTATACTAATGGCAATGAAATGATACCAAGATTTCGTAATAACTCCATAACAAAACAACTATGATGAAACGAAATAAAATTTTTATTTATTACCAAGTTAGTTTTCACACCTTATCTAGAAAGTAAAAGCGATTGAACACAACAACAAGCTGATAAATGAATAGCAATGTATAAAGAATACGCTCAATATATTTTTGCTGGTAAACCTGTAATGAATTCACCAATGGATTTAGTTAACCCTTGTGCCTTTAAATTAGATAAAACAAATCAAAATAATGAATTTATCTTAACAATAAATCCTAAAACATATAACCCATGAGGTAATGAAAAAAAATCGACAACACTACCGCATTGAGGATTTAGTTTTGGGATTACATCCAAATATAATGGTTCAATGACCGATTTAATTTATCAAGGACGCACCATACTAACTAATATTAGTGATGCTAATTTATCTTCGGAAATTTTAAAATACTTACTTTCAAAAAGATAATCGTGACAAAAAGAATTTCTAATTCTTAACTAAGGATTAGAAATTCTTTATCTTTTAAACTTACTAAAATCTGGCATTCTTCCTGATTTAATTTGTTTTGCCATTGCATCAACACTTTTTTTAGCTTTTTCAAATTGATTTATTAAATTATTAAATTCTTTTTCATTTCGTCCCGAACCTTTAATAATCCGATTTTTTCTTTTTAAATGTTTTAAAAGTCGTGGATCTCTTCGTTCTTTTTTAGTCATTGAATCTAATAATGCTCTTGTAACTAATAGTTTACTTTCAGCACCTTCAATTTTGGCATCACTAAGATTATTAACCCCAGGCATCATTTTAATTATTCCTGAAAGTTTACCCATCTTTGACATTTGTTTCATTTGATTAGCTAAATCATCTAAATCAAATTGTCCCATCATCATTCGATTCATTGTTTTCTGAATTGATCTTTCATCAACAACATCTTGAGCTTTTTCAAATAAACTTTGAACATCGCCCATCCCTAAAATTCGGTCAGCCATTCTTTCAGGATAAAAAATATCTAATGCTTCAACCTTTTCTCCTGTACCAGCAAACATAATCGGAATTTTAGTTAAATGACTAATAGAAAGTGCCGCTCCACCACGAGCATCACCATCTAATTTAGAAAGAATTGTTCCTGTTAAATTAAGATATTGATGAAATCGTTCAGTAACATTAATTATTTCTTGTCCTGTCATCGCATCAACAACAATAAGAATTTCTTGGGGATTAATATTTTGTTTTAAATTAGATAATTCATCCATTAATACGCTATCAATATGCAATCTTCCTGCTGTATCAACAATAACAACATCAAACTTATTTTCCATTGCATAATTAAGAGCATTGTTAGCAATTTTAACAACATCTTTTTCATTATCCAATGAAAATACAGGAATGTCTAATTGCTTACCTAACGATTTTAACTGCTCAATGGCGGCTGGCCGATACACATCACAAGCAACTAACAAAGAATTCTTATGATACTTTTTTCGTAATAAATTTGCTAACTTAGCTGTTGTGGTTGTTTTTCCACTTCCTTGTAACCCCACCATCATAATAACTGTTGGTCGTTTATTAAGATTCAATAAATGTTCTTTATGTCCCATAATACGAATTAACTCATTATGAACAATTTTAATTAACATTTGTTCAGGTTTTAAACCTTCAAGAATAAACTCTCCCTTTGCAAGATCACGAACATTATTAACAAATTCTTTTACCACATTAAAATTAACATCAGCCTCTAATAAAGCAAGTTTAATTTCACTTAAAGTAGCTTCCATATTTTGTTCTGTTAAAGTTGATGTCTTAATATTTTTCTTAATAGCTTTAGTAATACGATTCGCCAAAAAATCAGTAAACATTTTTATACCCCATTTATTTATAAATTTTAACTTCGCTAATAATTATATCATATGTAATAAGAAATTTATAGATATCGTAGAAAAGAGAGAATTTATATTCTCTCTTTTCTGCTCTTTAAATTATGAATTATTTCTAGGTTTTGTTTTAACTAAAAAATTAATCTTTTTATCACTATCAGAAATAATATCACGAGAATTTTTTTCTCTTAATTGAAATAATACCGTAACTTGCCCAAAACTTTTACCAGCAGCCGTTATTACTTTATCATTTCAATCGCTTTCATTAGGAACGATTAATAATTCATAATTGCCTTTATAAATATCTTTTGTTTTATTTTGTAAATAATTTATAAACTCAGACATAGTTGCAAGAGGTTCATTAATCATTGTTTTATTTTCAGGAAATATCCTTCCAAGTTCTGAATGAATATAATCTTTTATTTCTTCACCTGTTGAAGCCAAGACCTTAACAGTAATAGTTTTTGTTTCTAAAATTTCACAATTATGAATTGCTTGAATTTTAACTTGGACATCATAATCACTAATATAAACTTTTTTTCAATCTAAAACTTCATATTTTATCTTAACACCAACTGGTGGCATTTCCGTAACTAAATTTCTAACTACTTGTTCAATATCTTGCTCATTTTTA from Spiroplasma endosymbiont of Lonchoptera lutea harbors:
- a CDS encoding valine--tRNA ligase — protein: MMKSLSKKYEHFEVENGKYDYWLEKRLFSADNINNKPVFSMILPPPNITGKLHLGHAWNNTLQDVMARYKILTGYGVTWFPGMDHAGIATQVKVAERIWDEEKKRITSFSRNQFITKVNSWKDEYAQIIREQWAKLGLALDYRYEKFTLDSDVNQLVNETFVKLYNDGLIYRGKKIINWDPQLKTALSNMEVTYKEVQGKMYYLNYPLVDSDEMITIATTRPETMFADQALVFHPNDVRYQKYLHKEVINPVNKQRIPIIADEYIVMELGTGIMKCTPAHDFNDYQIAKRHNLDLIICMDSGGIMNATALQYEGLDRFVCRQQLIGDLEKQNLVVKIADFVHQVGYSERSDAIIEPYLSEQWFVKMQPLVNRALKLQNSADAILFYPSRFANILDQWLENIQDWCISRQLWWGHQLPVWYHQDTKEIIVAITPPNKEEWVQDSDILDTWFSSALWPLIFAQQNNDKLFFEKYLPNSLLVTGYDIIFFWISRMIFESLYLVNKKPFKAVLIHGLIRDEQGRKMSKSLGNGIDPMDIITEYGADSLRFFLLTNSTPGQDLRFSITKVRSSWNFINKLWNASRYVLLNLADDFKPVNNILDLQLEAVDYWILNNFNFVLEKVQANMEKYEFVVSGKYLFNFVWDDFCSWYIELSKSNLQNPKTKVASIQVLFYLLKQIIILLHPLIPFVTEEIYQKMFNNEKSIMEEKYPIVLENIAPVNYLVNVINITTVIRELRATRNIKHHIALNFNLNSDNQDYQKYAQEINGFLEKLTNSQMTTINKKISHLGQTIALPLIDGTIDVFLDMTINKKEQELFIQKQLQDIHYELERSKTILNNEQFLNKAPIAKVNAEKHKYEQYEELYKQLQKKLQDILS
- a CDS encoding cation-translocating P-type ATPase, whose amino-acid sequence is MKLRKIKSNSNLCHQMHLTHTDKQHHWFKIKEILRSVFAILLVIPMWISMGKVNPLAVYFGNPIIQLMLASIVQFILGFNFYKAWYQELFQQRRVGMYSLIILSSLVAFIYSIYLIVLMLQYSPYGKQHIIGLFQGISHQQLMNYMMIDNKFQHMYFEIGASIIAFVLVGDAISQIVRNRAIDGLQDLMSLQVKEATIFKENNKYATIAAIDIKIDDQLLVKKGDKIPTDGVLIGELAYINDSLITDESQIVKKLTGELLIGGSANAGEAFIMRATKIGNETILASIINKVEQLQQQKTNLQKIADKIAAIFVPFVLGLALLVFLVYAFILPLFDLSFIMSDPYGIAIKTAISTLIIACPCALGLATPLAITVGIAKSTQEGIIFNKVHAFEKINQIDIVAFDKTGTVTDGKLSIKAIYGEEKHITFAVSLENMSAHPIATAFKAYQEAYNISKVSLTDVKETIGFGIQGLCNKQRVTISSVTKLLEKKFVLAVPLQRIVEKSKEINQLVLGLAIDKVIVTLFVLEDQIKLNAIKTVAKLKQEGIEVYMISGDNEVITRGVATAIGIEHYFANIQPLDKANIIKKLQKQGKKVAFVGDGVNDSVALQQADLSIAMGTGAEIAVNLSDIIIIKPDVLNIYKAIVLTKQTRRVI
- the yihA gene encoding ribosome biogenesis GTP-binding protein YihA/YsxC, whose product is MKITKSVFLKGAINKEQWIDDEISEVLLLGRSNVGKSTFINSLCNNKQLAKVSSSPGKTQMLNFFAINNNEFRFVDCPGYGFAKISKSIKKQFVKMMDTYLLERKNLKLAILLLDLRRTPNADDLLMFNFLRERNINILIVTTKLDKLKKNDINKQEKIIKETLLIINDIDIIKTSSISKMGYDAVLEKITEYI
- a CDS encoding IS30 family transposase — encoded protein: MYKYLTIESIIAIKEYKSYGFSIRKIAKAIDYSKSTVHRVCKLLNQNLLPLEILNQVQKNKQNAGRKLIILTLTEINTINHLLITKNYALDIIADFLKKNKIKNISTKTLYNMFKTNRMGFDEKNLLRKGKNKPHKQKETRGRINNCKSIHERNLIIPNIKNIQEFGHLEGDTIVGKDHKSSIITLADIWSKTTIPLKTKNHKAESITQSIIKFISKLIPGTIKTITFDRGKKFSKWKLIEKNCNVKIYFADAGKPCQRGLNENNNGILRRYLPKPTDLSSYKQKDLNSIAFQINSTPRKSLS
- a CDS encoding IS30 family transposase; translation: MSFLILHFRFHKFKNRELVKYVQQKLLLGWSPEQIYGRIKNFHQEWIISFKTIYNWIYSGLLEKVTSKNLRRKGTKRKSQENRGKFNGKSIKERNVNNRITLGHWEGDTVVSSRGKSKSCLITLVERTSRFTLAILVENRTTKVINKNISHYLSILPNNLVKTITFDRGKEFANWQQLEKNLNVKIYFADAYSPWQRGTNENTNGLIREKFPKKFNFSNTTKNAVHKFILSLNQRPRKILNYLSPIEYLVRKII
- a CDS encoding IS30 family transposase; protein product: MYKYLTIESIIAIKEYKSYGFSIRKIAKAIDYSKSTVHRVCKLLNQNLLPLEILNQVQKNKQNAGRKLIILTLTEINTINHLLITKNYALDIIADFLKKNKIKNISTKTLYNMFKTNRMGFDEKNLLRKGKNKPHKQKETRGRINNCKSIHERNLIIPNIKNIQEFGHLEGDTIVGKDHKSSIITLADIWSKTTIPLKTKNHKAESITQSIIKFISKLIPGTIKTITFDRGKEFSKWKLIEKNCNVKIYFADAGKPCQRGLNENNNGILRRYLPKSTDLSSYKQKDLNSIAFQINSTPRKSLSYKRPIDLIQLF
- a CDS encoding helix-turn-helix domain-containing protein, which encodes MGYKHLGIDERIYIENQLKFKVKISEIAKNLNRSISTINREVNTNKDNNHYFSLIAQNKAENRKQLHVYFPEL